GCGCCAGGTCGACGCCGCTGATGGCCGGGTAGGGGACGATCGACTGGTAGGCCGCTCGCGTCCGGTCGCGGAGGTCCTCGTGGATCCGCTCGACGTCGGCCGGGTCCCGCCCCTCGACGATGGGCGCGAGGAAGTCCTCGATCGTCTCCCGCGAGCCTGCGATCGGCCCCCAGCACTCGCCCCAGCCGACCGCTCCGTCGGCCGTTTCGACTCGCACGAGCAGAGCGGTGCGCTCCTCGACCCACGCCTGGGCGTACCCGAACGGCTCGTCGGGTTCCGATCGAAGGGCGACCGCCTCGACGGATCGGACTGTCGTTCCGGTCATAGGACGGGCGTCGCAGCGCTCGGGCTTATCGCTTTGGACGCGCCGACACGAGCGGCGGCCGGGAGTCGGCCCGCAGCAGCCCGTTCTGCAGTCCGCTGGCCCTGAGATCGCTCGTCATCCATCGCGCTGTTTCCGGACGCCGTCACGGCGCTGCCGCGGCCCGTCTTCTGACCGGCGGCCCTGCGCTTCTGGTCACGACCGTCGATCGACAGCGGGCATCGCCCTCGCCAGTTCCTGACCGCTTGGATTTATGTGGTGGCGCGAGTACGTCGTACTCGTGACACCGACAATCACGAAAATCGAGAGCACGGAGTTCGAGTACCCCCTCGAGGACGTCGGGATGGACAACCACGGCTTCAACATCGTGTACGATCCCGGCGAGACTACCTACCGAAAGCTATTCGCGCTGCAGATCCACACCGACGAGGGAATCACGGGCGAGTACGTCGGCGGCAACTCGCCGGGCGCGGCGCAGATCAACATGTTCGCTGACTATCTGGTCGGGAAGAACCCCCTCGAGCGCGAGAAGCACTGGTCGGAGATCAAGCGCGCCCTGCGCAAGTACGACCGCATGGGGATGGGCCCGATCGACATCGCCCTGTGGGACTTCGCCGGCAAGTACTACGACGCTCCCATCCACGAGCTACTGGGTACGTATCGCGAGCGCATCCCCGCGTACGCCTCGACGTACCACGGCGACGAAAACGGCGGCCTGGACTCGCCCGAAGCGTTCGCCGACTTCGCCGAGGAGTGCCTGGAGAGGGGCTTCAGCGGCTTCAAAATCCACGGCTGGGGCGGGAGCGAAGGGCCCCACGACATCGACCGGGAGGTCGACGCCGTCCACGCCGTCGGCGAGCGCGTCGGCGACGAGATGGACCTGATGCACGACCCCGCCTGCGAACTGGAGACGTGGGCCGACGCGCTCAAGCTCGGCAAGGCCTGCGACGAGGAGGGCTTCTTCTGGTACGAGGACCCCTACCGCGACGGCGGCATCAGCCAGCACGGTCACAAACAACTGGGCGAGCACCTCGAGACGCCCATACTCCAGACCGAACACGTCCGCGGGCTGGAGCCGCACACCGACTTCATCGCCAACGGCGCGACCGACTTCGTCCGCGCCGACCCCGAGTACGACGCCGGCATCACCGGCGCGATGAAGATCGCCAGCGTCGCCGAAGGCTTCGGGCTGGACGTCGAGTTCCACGCGCCCGGCCCCGCCCAGCGGCACTGCATCGCCGCCACGCGCAATGCCAACTACTACGAGATGGCGCTGGTCCACCCCGACTGCCAGAACACGATGCCGCCCGTCTACGAGGGCGGCTACTCCGACCTGATCGAGGCCGTCGACGACGACGGCACCGTCCCCGTCCCCGACGGACCCGGCCTCGGCGTCGAGTACGACTGGGACTACATCGAGGACAACGCCACCGGGAGCGTCCACACCTACGAATAACCGACCGCGCAGGCATCGCCTGTACTGGCGGCATCCCGGGAACGGGCATCCTCGTGGTGCACGACGAGATGGCCATCGGCGCGAGGGGGGCGAGGCCAGCCACGCCGGCGGCTACGCCGCCACCGACGACGTCGAACTGATCGCCCGCGGACGGCGACCAGTCGAGACGTCGCTGCCGGGCATCGACGGTCCGTGGACCTGTGACGGGACCACCAGGGCGCGTTCGCCGACGCCGTCGCGCACGTCGAAGCGCTGCTCGATGGCGACGCCGAGAATCGCTCGACCAACCGCTCCGGGACCGTCACGTTCTGGGAATCCCGGCCACTGCGGTTCTCCGTCCGTCCCCGTGTCGTCGATCGGCAGACGGGAGCTCGACAGATCGGAGCGTGGCATCTGAGACAGTCGACCCCGAGACCGAACGAGGTCGTCGAAGAACCGTTTCGCGACTGCGGCACTGTCCAGTGCGACGACTGCCGGGCGAACGTCTGCCAGAACGGCACCAGAGTGAGAGTCCCTGTCTCCGGCGTTCCCCATGGGCGACGAACCCCCGCCGAGACGGATCTGATGCGAAAGATCACAGCAGAAATTGAACGCACTGATACACTCGACGGGCACCCCGGGTGTCCGTCGACGTGTGAATAAATTCAGATTCCACTATAGCGGCGCTCGGCGCCGGGTGACCCGACGCCACGAGAACGCACTGGACCGGGGACCGGAGGAAAACGGCTGGACCGGGAATCAGAACCCGGTGGCCCGCGGGAAGGCCATAGTGATCTCCGGGAGATAGATGATCGCCAGCAGGACGGCGATGTCGGCCACGTAGAACGGGACGACTTTCTTGCTGATCCCCCAGACCGGTCGGTTTGAGACGCTGGACGCCGCGAACAGGCAGATCCCCAGCGGCGGGGTGATGAGCCCGAAGTTCAGCGTCACGATGAACATGATGCCGAACTGGTAGGCCGGGATCCCCAGCGTCTCGGCGATCGTCGCCAGCGTCGGCGCTAGGATGATAGCCGCGGCGCCGATCTCGAGCCACGTGCCCACGAACAGGAGGACGAGGCCGACGACCAGCATGTAGGCCGCCGGGCTCAGCCCCATCTCGACGAGGGCGGCACCCAGTTCGCGAGTGATGCCCTCCTTGGCGAGCATCCACGAGAGGATCGACGCGAAGCCGATGATGGCGTACAGCTGGGTCGACCGCTCGAGGGTGACGCTCAGCGAATCGATGATCTTGTCGCCCGTCAGGGTGCGATAGAGCACGCCGCCGATCAGCAGTGCGTACACGCAGGCGACGGCGGCGGCCTCAGTGGGCGTGAAGATACCGCCGAGGATGCCGCCGAGGATGATCGCCGGCATCGTCAGCGCGACCAGCGAGTCGAACACCAGCGACGGGACTTCGGAGCGCTCGACGTCCGGCGAGTGGCTCGGGAAGTCCCGCTGCACGGAGAGGACCCCGGTAATCACCATCAGTGCGCCGCCGAGCAGCAGGCCCGGGATCACGGCCGCCGCGAACAGCGCCCCGATCGAGGTGTTAGTCACCGACCCGTAGATGACGATGATGATACTCGGGGGGATGATCGGGCCGACGATCGACGACGCGGCAGTCAGTGCCGAACTGAAGTCGGTGTCGTACCCCTCGTCGGACATGGCGGGAATGAACACCGAGCCGAGCGCGGCGACGTCGGCGACCGCAGCGCCGGTGATGCCGGCGAAGAACAGGCTCGCGAGGACGTTCGCCTGCGCGAGCCCGCCCCGGATGCGCCCGATCGTGTAGTTCGCGAAGCGGACGATCCGGTCGGTGATCTCGGAGTTGTTCATCAGCTCCCCGGCCAGCAGGAAGAAGGGGATCGCCAGCAACACGAACGAGTTGAGCCCGCTGAAGATGCGGGTCACGCCCGTGGTCATGGACTCCCCCGCGACGAACAGCCAGAGGTACGACACCGTCGCGATGGCGAAGGCGATGTCCACGCGGAGGAAGATCAGCGCGAGCAGGATCGCCAGAAGCGGGACGAGCTCAATCATCGCTCTCACCCTCTCGCTGGTCGACGTCGTAGGCGTTCTGCAGGCTCTCGGTCTCGCCGAGCACGACCAGGCGGAGCAGGCGCGCCAGCGCGAACAGCGTGACGAGGGTGCCGCTGATCGGGATCACGATGTACACCCACAGCAGCGGGAAGTTCATCGCGGGCGCCTCCGCGTTGAGCCCCGCACTGATGGCGTACTCGAGCCCGAAGTTGACCCAGATGAGCCCGAGGACGACGTACAGTGCCATCGTCGTCGACTGCAGCCAGTACTTGACGCGGTCGGGGAATCGATCGTAGACGATCCCCACGTTGAGGTGGTCGTCGCTGTTGACGAGGGAGGCCGTCACCAGCAGCGCGAACCAGACCATGAGGTACCGCGACAGCTCGTTGGCCCACAGTAGCGACTCGCTTAACACGTACCGCATGATCACGTTGAGGACCACGACGCAGACCAGCAGGGCGAGCAGGATCAGGCTGAACTGCCGCAGTCTCGTGTCGAGGCGGTCCATCGCCGAGTCGAACCGCTCGGCGGACTGGTAGAGCGCGCTGTCTTCGGTGACGGTGTAGTTAAACACGACGATCACCTCCCGGGAGCGTCCACAGTCGAGGCGTGCTCGCGTCGGACATGGTCAGGCAGCTCCCTCCTCGTCGACGGACTCCGGAACGACCGTCACCGGCACGTCGGCATTGAGAACCACCGACTGAGTCACGCTGCCGAACAGGGCCTTGCCCGTCGGCGAGCGCTCCCGGCCGGCGACGGCCACGTGGTCGACGTTCCGGTCGTCGGCGACGGACACGATGACCTCCTCGGCGTTGCCCTCCGCGACGAGCGCCTCGACCGGAACGTCGGTTCGCTCGAACCGTTCGCGGGCCTCACTTATCACGTCCGGCACGTCGCTGTATTCACGGAGCGACACGGTCCCTCCGAATTCGGTCTCCAGTTCCTCGAACACGTACAGCAGCGTCACGGAGACCGCCTCTGTCCGGACTGGCAGGTCCTCGACAGCACTCACGAGTCGTCCCATCCGCACGTCGTCGTTTGGTATTGGTAACAGAATTTCGTACATAGGAAACAGTTGTCCCGGCGGAGAGCGCTTTTCTGTCGGGAGTTGTTACTGGTAGCCCAGGTCCTTCTCGGCCTGCTGGATGGCCTCCTGCATGTCGTCGACCATACTCGGATCGTCCATCTCGTCGCGAATCAGCTCGCCGACGGGCTCCTGGGTCGCCTCGCGGAAGTCGTTGATGACGTCCTGCGGCGGATCGTAGACGGTGACGCCTGCGTCCTCGACGGTCTTGACGCCGCGTTCGCGCTGGACGCGGTTGATCATCCGGGCCTCCTGGGAGGCCAGCCGGCCGCCTTCGAGGACCAGACGCTGGTAGTACAGCGGGAGGTCCTGGAACCAGTCCTCGTTGCAGTGGATGAAGTTCATCGTGAACACGTGGCGGTCCAGGATGATCCAGTCGAGCACCTCGTGGAGGTCGCCGGAGATGACCGTCGGGATGGAGTTCTCCTGCCCGGCGACGACGCCCTGGTCGATCGCCTGGTACAGCTCGTTCCAGTCGATGGGCGTCGGGTTGGCGCCGAGTTCGCTGACCAGCTTCTGGTGAGCCTCGATCTGCATCGTCCGGATGTCCAGACCCTTCATGTCCTCGATGGACTCGATCTCGACGCCGGAGACGCCGAACGACCGGAAGCCGCCGTTGTCGTACCAGGTGAGCATCCGGAGGCCCGTCTGGTCGCGGAAGTCCGCCCACAGCTTGTCGCCGAACTCGTTGTCGAAGACGTAGTTGGCGACCTCGACGTTCCGGAACGCGTACGGCAGCGCGTACACGTTGATGTTCGAGTAGAACGGCGCGATGTGGCCCTCGGCGGTCGACCCGACGAGTTCGATGGACCCGGACTGGTTCTGCTCGACCATCTCACGGAGGCTCCCGAGAGCTCCGCCGGGGGAGATCTCGACCGTGAAGTTGCCGTTCGTGTTGTCCTCGATGTGCTTCTTGAACGTCACTGCCGCGCGGTGCTGGTGCTGCGTGATGTCCTCGGGCCCGGAGTGGCCGAGCGTGACCGTCATCTCCGGCATCTCGGCGTCGCCGCTGTCCGATCCGTCCCCGCTACCACTGCCGCCGCCACTCCCGCCTGAAGTCAAACTGCTACAGCCCGCGATAGAGGTCAGTCCAGCCGTCGCACTGATAGCCCCTGCCGTTCGCATGAAATTACGCCGATCTGGTGACATTGCGTACCGTGATTATCTACTATTGCAAATAAACCTTTCCAAGAGTTATGGAGAATCCTAAAACAAAATTAATTTTACATTTGTGCAGTATCGCTAACAATAGATGGGTGAGCGGCTACAAGAGTAGTGACGCTCGGCAGACCAGCGTGCGGACCGTTACGTGCGCTGGACTTCGCTCTCGTTGGTGAACCCGTGTGGCGAGTCGCCGTCGAGGTACTCGGTGATGTTCTCGGCGGCCTTGCGGCGGAGTTCTCCGAGCGAGTCCTCGGAGTACCACGCGACGTGGGGCGTCACGACGACGTCGTCGCGCTCGAACAGCGGGGAGTCGTGGGTCGGCTCCTCCTCCATGACGTCCAGGCCGGCACCGGCGATCTCGTCCGCCTCGAGAGCGTCGTACAGGGCGTCCTCGTCGACGAGCGGCCCGCGTGCAGTGTTCAGGAGGAACGCCGACGAGTCCATCTGCTCGAAGGCGTCGGCGTCGAACATGTGATGGGTCTCGTCGACCAGCGGCGTGTGGATCGAGATGACGTCCGACTCCGCGAGCAGGGTCTCGAAGTCGACCAGCTCTACGGGGTGGTCGGCGACGTCCTCCTCGTCGAGGTAGGGGTCGTACGTGAGGTACTCGAGGTCGAACCCGTCGGCCAGTTCGGCGAACGTACGGGGAATCTTCCCGAACGCCGCGAACCCGACGGTCATACCGGTCAACGACTCGATCGGCCGGCCGATCTTCCAGTCCCAGGTCCCGGACTTGACCGCCTTGTCGTACTGGGCGGTCTTGCGCGCGAGCGTGAACAGCAGCGAGAGCGCGTGGGAGGCGACCTCCTCCTCGCAGTAGGAGGGGACGTTCGACACGGCGACGTTCCGCTCCGAGGCGGCGTCGACGTCGACGTTGTCGACGCCGATGCCGTATCTGGAGACGATCTCCAGGTCCGGCAGCGCGTCGAGGACCGACTCGGTCACCTCGGCGTACTGGACGAGAAGCCCGTCAGCCCCCTCTGCGAGGTCGATCAGTTCGTCCTCCGTCTCGGCCGAGCCGACGACCACGTCGTCGACTCCGGCCTCGGCGAACACCGCTTCCTCGATGTCGGCGTCCGGAAAATCCGCTTGCGAGATTGCGATCCTGTGTGCCATCATCCGTATCTCTGCAGGAAGCGTCTTAAACGCTATCAACTGCTCGTCTCGTTTCCGATCGTTCAGGGACCGTCTCCGTGGCAGCGAGCGGCGACGTCCGTCGGGCCGCTCCCCGACGCCGTCACCCGGTCCCGTCAGTCGCGGAACTCGGCGGGATCGAACAGGACCTTGCAGGTGTCGCCGGCGAGGAACGTCTCGAAGGCCTCGTCGGCCTCCTCGAGGGAGAACCGCTCGTCGAGCATCGGTTCGGGGTCGACCTCGCCCGATTGGAGCATCCGCAGCGACCGCTCGAAGTCCTCGTAGGTCGAGGCGTAGGAGCACTGGAGGTCGATTTCGGCGCGGACCAGCGGCGAGTACTCCATGGTCGTCTCGCCGGTCTGGCCGACGAGGACGATCTGGCCGCCTTTCCGGACTTCGTCGACGGCCGTGGTGAGCCCGGAGGGGTGTCCGGTGGTGTCGAAGACCACGTCGTAGCCGATGCCGTCGGTCAGTTCCTCGCGGACGGCCTCGCGGTCGTCGGCGGCGACGTTCAGCGTCTCGAAGCCCAGTTCCTCGGCCAGCGGCAGGCGGTAGTCTGCGTCCGGGCCGACGCCGGAGACGACCACCTCGCCGCCCTGCGCGTCGGCGATCTGGGCGGTGAACAGCCCGATCGGGCCCGGTCCTTCGACGAGGACGCGGTCGCCGGCGCCGACCCGCGAGTTCTCGACGACCGCGCGAGCGCCGATGCTGATCGGCTCGGTCGTCGCGGCGTGGCGCGGGTCGACGTCGTCGGGAACGGGGTGGAAGTACCGCGCCGGCGCGGCGATGTACCCCGCGAAGGCCCCGTCGTGGTCGACGCCGGTGATCACGGCGTTCTGGCAGACGTTCTCCTCGCCGATCCGGCACTGGTAGCACTCCCCGCACGGCCGGATCGGCCGCTCGACGACTCTGTCACCGACGGCGAAGCCGGTGACGTCCGCGCCGGCCTCGACGACGCGGCCGGTGTACTCGTGACCGATGACGGTCGGCAGGTCCATCCGCTCGAACGCGCTCTCGAACTCGTAGATCCCGCCGTCGCTGCCGCACAGGCCCGCGTAGTCGACCTCGACCAGTACCTCCTCCGCGCCGGGCTCGGGCATCGGGCGCTCGACGACCTCGAGTGCACCCGCCTCTCGAGCGGTCTTGGCTAGCGCTCGCATGGGACTCGATTGCCTTGCCCCGGTCTTAGCTCTTCGGATAGCGAGAGAGGGCGACGACCGCACGGCTCCGCGCGGATCGACGACGCTCCGCCGAGGCGCTCGCCCGCGGTCACCAACCTCTATGTAGGTCGCGACAGAGGGGGCAATCGTGCCACTGGATTATACACACCACCCGGTGACGGTCGAGGGCAAGACGGCCGTCGTCATCGGGGCGACGAGCGGCATCGGACGAGCGATCGCACTGGGCTTCGCCGAGGAGGGCGCGAACGTCGTGGCCACCTCGCGGACGGAAGAGCGCGTCGAGCGGACGGCCGAGGAGATCCGCGAGCGCGGCGCCGACACCATCGAGGTCACCTGTGACGTGACCGACCGCGAGTCGATCCGCGAACTGCGCGACGCAACGATCGAGGAGTTCGGCGACGTCGACATTCTGGTCAACTCGCCGAGCTACATCGCCAGGAAGGGCGTCGCCGACGTGACCGAGGAGGAGTGGGACCAGGTGTTCGACGTCCAGCTGAAGGGAACCGTCCGCGCGACTCAGCTGTTCGCCGAGCGCATGGGCGAGGGGTCGATCATCAACATGGCCTCGGCCTCGGCGGAGTCGGCCATCCCGAACCTGGCCGCCTACACCACGGCCAAGGGCGGTATCGACTCGTTCACCCGCGTCGCCGCCGAGGAGTACGGCCCGGAGATCCGCGTCAACGCCATCCGGCCGGGCTTCGTCATCACCGAGCAGACGGAGGGCACCTACACCGACGGGGAACCGCGGTACGAGACGATCAAAGACCGGACGACCGACGAGCGCCTCGCCCGGCCGGAGGAGATGGCCGGCATCGCCATCTACCTCGCCAGCGACGCCGCCTCCTACACCACCGGCGAGATCGTCACCGTCGACGACGGCTTCCTGAACGCCACCTTCGAGGAGTGAAGGCGAGGCCGCTCGCTACGCTCACGGCCTCGGACTCAGCGAGCGGGAGTGAGCAGAGCGAACGACACGCGAGCCGCGAGGGCCCGACCAACGGGAGGAACCTCGATTTTGCGAGCGGGAGCGAACGCAGGGAGCGACACGCGAGCCCGCATCGGTCGACGGCGCTGACGGCGAGGGTCAGAGCGACGGGCCGACGCGCGTGATGGCGAAGTCGTCGACCCCGTGTCGCTCGGCGCAGGAGGGGTCACCGTCGAGCACCGCGGTGATCCGCTCGCGGAGGTCCGCGACCGAGGCCGTCGTCGCGTCCACGTCGACGTCGTCGGACAGCACCTCGTAGGTCGCCTCGTTCCCCGTCACCTTCACCACCGGCGCCACCGGATGGCCGGTGGGGACGCCCTCGTCGGTCACGTGGACGATTACCTGCGCGCCGGCGGCGACCAGGCCCGTCGCCGCCTCTGCGAACTCGGACGGCGCGTCGACGACCGCCAGCCCCCGGTCGAGGGTCGCTGGCGCCCCGTAGTCGCAGACCTCCCGGATCGGCTGGTCGCCCCAGGCGCGCGTCGCCGCCGCGAAGGATCGGTCGGCGGCGGCGCGGTGGACCGCCCGCGCCTTCGGCGGGTGCGCCTCGTGCCGGGCGAGCAGGGTATCGACGTCCGCCGCCGTCGCGTCGTCCGCTGCGGCCTCCTGGGCGGCCTCGGCGTGGGCGATCAGAGGCTCGCTCCCGGCGGCGACGACGCGCCCGCCGGCCGCGACGACCTCGTCGGCGAACGCTCCGACGAGCGGCGCGGCCTTGGCTACCGTCCCCTCCGCCAGGTCGGTGGCCACGATCCCGACCGTGAGGGCGTCTGCCCCCGCCGGCACCGTTTCGTCGGCCGCAGCCTCGACCAGTTCGCTAGCCGCCCGGGCGCCGCGGGCGATGGTCGGCTCAGTGCCGCCCGCCTCCTGGATCGACAGCTCACGGACGCGCTCTCCGGCGTCGTCCAGGCGCTCGGCGACGGCGTCGCTCTGGACGTGTTCACAGCCCAGGCCGACCACGACCGTCCCAGCGACGTTGGGGTTCTGCGCCACGCCCCAGAACGTCCGCTCGGTCTGCTCGTTGTCGGCGCCGATCTGGGCGCAGCCGTGATCGTGGGGCGCGCTCACCGCTCCGGGCACCCGATCGGCGATCCGGTCGGCCACCATGTGCGAGCAGATCACCGACGGGAGGACGAGCACGTGGTTCCGGGCCCCGACGGTTCCGTCGAAGCGCTCATACCCCTCGAAGGATAGGTCGGCGTCGGGTGCATTACCACTCGATCGGGCCTCGTCGGCACTCATGCTTCTCCCTCCTGTACGTCGCCGCGCCCCCGTCGACTCTCGCAGTTGTGAGTGTGGACCCACTCGCCGGGGTCGATGGTCGCGGCGGCCTCGCCGATCACCTCACCGTACTTGTAGACGGGGTCGCCCGATGCCATCGCCGTCAGCGCGACCTTGTGGCCGAAGGGGACGTCCTCGCGCAGCGTGACGGAGTCGCGCTCGCAGCGGTCGACGCCGTCGACCGGCAGTTCGCGGCCCGCCTCCAGGTCCGCGAGCGCCGTCGCGACGGTGTCGTCGTCGGTCATCACGAGCGCGACCTCGTCGATCACTGCGCCCTTCATATCGCCTCACCCCGCAGTTCGCCCAGCTCGTTGGGCTGGATCTCGTTGATCGCGAACTCCTCGAGGCGGCGGCGCTCGGCGGCCGTCCGCTTGCCGTCGGCCACCGACAGGAGCGCGTCGTAGACTCGCTCGCCGACCGTCGACAGGGAGTCCCCCTCGATGACTGTGCTGGCGTTCACGTCCATGTTGTTCGCCATCTCGTCCCACGTCCCCGGGTTACCGGTCACCTTGATCACGGGAGCGATCGGGTTGCCGGTGGTGCTCCCGCGGCCGGTGGTGAACGCGACGACCTGGGCGCCGCCGGCGACCTTCCCCGTGACGCTCTCGACGTCGTAACCCGGGGTGTCCATCAGCACGAGGCCACCGCCGACGGGGAGGTCGTCCGCGTAGTCGACGATCCCGCGGACCGGAGTCGTCCCGCCCTTCGAGATCGCGCCGAGGCTCTTCTCCTCGATGGTGGTCAGCCCGCCCTCCTGGTTGCCCGGTGACGGCTGGGCGCCGCGCATGTCGACGCCCATCAGCGCGGCCATGTCCTCGCGCACGTCGACCCGCTCGAGCAGGCGTTCGCGGACCTCGTCGTCGGCGCACCGCCCGGCGAGGATGTGCTCCGCCCCGATGAACTCGGGCGTCTCGCTGAAGCAGGCGGTGCCGCCGTCCTCGACGAGTCGGTCGCAGGCCTCGCCGACGGCGGGGTTGGCGGCGATGCCGCTCGTGGCGTCGCTGCCGCCGCACTCCACGGCGAACACGAGCTCGCTCGCGTCGGCCGTCTCCCGGCGGGCCTCCTCGATCTCGTCTGCGAGTGCCGCGGCGACCTCGGCTCCGCGGTCGACCGCGGCCCGCGTCCCGCCGGCCGCGCGTATCGACAGCGTCTCGACGGGCTTGCCCGACCGGGCGATCCGGTCGGCCACGTCGTCGGCGGCGATCGTCTCCGTCCCGAGCTCGACGACCAGTGCCGCACCGACGTTCGGGTTGCGACCCGTGCCGGCGAGCGTACGTTCTGTCTGTTCGCGCGCGCGATCAGGCTGGCTCGTCCCCATCTGGTGAGGCGTCGCCCTGACGGAGGCGTCGGCCTCCGCCGCGATCGCCTCGGCGATCGGGCTCGCCGTGACGGACGTCGGGAGCACCGCGACCCGGTTGCGCACGCCGATCCGACCGTCGTCACGGCGGTAGCCGGTAAACTCTGGCATATGAGAGTGCGTAACGACCACCGGGGGCTTAGATGTTCGGGACGGAAGGGCGATACTGCCGACGTCCGGTTCGGCGAACGAGCCGCGTGCGGCAGCGATTCAGTACCGTTTACCGGACGGCCGACCCAGTCTCGCCCACGCGGCACACGGTGGCCACAGCGCGGAGCGGCGGCCGCTCTCGGGAGGCAGTGGAAGGACGGTATCGTTAAGTGCCGAGCAGCGCCACGTTGTGCCATGCGCTATTACAGAGTGGCTACGGACGGGAACGCCCATCTCGTCGCCGAGGACGACGCTGGAGCGTTCGACCTGACCGCGGCCAACGAGCGGATCGACTCGTTCACGACGCTGGCCCGCTGTGCCGACGTGGCGGGGACGTCCATCGACGACCTCGCGCGCCGACATCGCGAGGACGCCCCGTCGGTCGACCTGACGGCGGCGGACGTCCGCGCCCCCGCGCGCCCGCCCGAGGTGTGGGCCGCCGGCGTCACCTACGAGATCAGCGAGGAGGCCCGCGAGGAGGAGAGCAACACGCCGGACCTCTACATGGAGGTCTACCGCAGCGAGCGCCCCGAACTGTTCCTCAAGTCGACGCCCTCCCGGACGGTCGGCCCGGGCGAGGCGGTCGGCGTCCGCGGCGATTCCGACTGGGACGTCCCCGAACCCGAACTGGGCGTGGTCGTCTACGACGGCGACGTCGTCGGCT
This region of Halomicrobium urmianum genomic DNA includes:
- a CDS encoding UxaA family hydrolase is translated as MPEFTGYRRDDGRIGVRNRVAVLPTSVTASPIAEAIAAEADASVRATPHQMGTSQPDRAREQTERTLAGTGRNPNVGAALVVELGTETIAADDVADRIARSGKPVETLSIRAAGGTRAAVDRGAEVAAALADEIEEARRETADASELVFAVECGGSDATSGIAANPAVGEACDRLVEDGGTACFSETPEFIGAEHILAGRCADDEVRERLLERVDVREDMAALMGVDMRGAQPSPGNQEGGLTTIEEKSLGAISKGGTTPVRGIVDYADDLPVGGGLVLMDTPGYDVESVTGKVAGGAQVVAFTTGRGSTTGNPIAPVIKVTGNPGTWDEMANNMDVNASTVIEGDSLSTVGERVYDALLSVADGKRTAAERRRLEEFAINEIQPNELGELRGEAI
- a CDS encoding UxaA family hydrolase, with translation MKGAVIDEVALVMTDDDTVATALADLEAGRELPVDGVDRCERDSVTLREDVPFGHKVALTAMASGDPVYKYGEVIGEAAATIDPGEWVHTHNCESRRGRGDVQEGEA
- a CDS encoding fumarylacetoacetate hydrolase family protein — its product is MRYYRVATDGNAHLVAEDDAGAFDLTAANERIDSFTTLARCADVAGTSIDDLARRHREDAPSVDLTAADVRAPARPPEVWAAGVTYEISEEAREEESNTPDLYMEVYRSERPELFLKSTPSRTVGPGEAVGVRGDSDWDVPEPELGVVVYDGDVVGYTIGNDVSSREIEGDNPLYLPQAKIYDRSCSIGPCIASTESIDDPHDLTMTMTIERDGEVVYEQSADTGDMVHSCEELVSYLERHNELPELTVLLTGTALVPEDYTMHPGDEVLIEIEDVGTLTNGVVDV